One window of Botrimarina mediterranea genomic DNA carries:
- a CDS encoding amylosucrase encodes MQHFDSDLISRSETTLRRLWPRLEERFGSRVDAWEWETFQKRVETHFASLFAPLFALYGEQYDFFFHLETILQTIAEAWIGRDSELRALDALREEDPTWFQSHRMVGATCYLDLFAGNFDGLREKLPYLKELGITYLHLMPIFRSPEGDNDGGYAVSDYRDVDPALGVQDDLRKVATQLRQHGIAIALDFVLNHTSDEHIWAKRALEGDANYQAYYWMFPDRSLPDAYERNLHDIFPDDHDGSFTYRPRIKRWVWTTFHTYQWDLNYSNPAVLRQMTEEMLFLANVGVEVIRMDAVAFLWKELGTDCQNLPNAHNVLRAMSAAARIAAPAIALKSEAIVHPDEVSKYIHPDECQLSYNPQLMALLWDALATRKTNALRSAMEQRFAIPGGCAWVNYIRCHDDVGWAFSDNDIEAAGFDPRSHRRFLTNFYTGQHEGSFSRGLVFQVNPATGDARVSGMTASLAGLEHALEIGDEEEVELAVRRITLLHGVIVTIGGMPLIYLGDEIAMTNDYRFTEDHQKYTDSRWVHRPPFNWEQSRRRYDSDTPEGRVYEGLLRLIQLRTQSPAFDRAETEFVDVGNEHIFAFFRSRDEHSALVIGNFSEHPQSIEAKRLRNLGLRKTVVDMFRGEVITAGQRLDMEPYQLMVLVTGAQHGMQQDRLTTSPHAQDHQTNE; translated from the coding sequence GTGCAGCACTTCGATTCCGACCTAATTTCGCGTTCAGAAACCACCCTTAGGCGGCTCTGGCCGAGGCTAGAGGAACGCTTCGGCTCGCGGGTTGATGCGTGGGAGTGGGAGACGTTTCAGAAACGGGTCGAGACCCATTTCGCTTCGCTCTTCGCGCCGCTGTTTGCACTTTATGGCGAGCAGTATGACTTTTTTTTTCATCTCGAGACAATCTTGCAAACGATTGCCGAGGCTTGGATTGGACGGGATTCTGAACTGCGAGCGCTCGACGCTTTGAGAGAAGAGGATCCAACGTGGTTTCAGTCGCACCGGATGGTGGGTGCGACGTGCTACCTAGACCTTTTCGCTGGTAATTTCGATGGCTTGCGGGAAAAGTTGCCCTATCTCAAGGAGCTGGGCATCACTTACCTGCACCTGATGCCTATTTTCCGGTCCCCGGAGGGCGATAACGACGGCGGATACGCCGTAAGCGATTACCGTGACGTCGATCCGGCGCTTGGCGTCCAGGATGACCTACGGAAGGTCGCCACACAGTTACGCCAACATGGAATTGCGATCGCCCTGGACTTCGTTCTGAACCACACTTCGGACGAACACATCTGGGCTAAACGCGCGCTGGAGGGTGACGCTAACTATCAAGCGTACTACTGGATGTTTCCAGACCGGTCATTGCCCGACGCCTACGAACGCAATCTACACGATATCTTCCCGGACGATCACGATGGCTCGTTCACCTATCGTCCTCGGATTAAGCGTTGGGTCTGGACAACCTTTCACACGTACCAGTGGGACTTGAACTACTCGAACCCGGCCGTCCTGCGGCAGATGACCGAGGAGATGCTCTTCTTGGCGAATGTCGGGGTCGAGGTGATCCGAATGGACGCCGTTGCATTCCTCTGGAAAGAGCTCGGCACCGACTGCCAAAACCTTCCCAATGCGCACAATGTTCTCCGAGCCATGAGCGCTGCCGCCCGGATTGCGGCTCCGGCTATCGCTTTGAAGTCCGAAGCAATCGTCCATCCTGACGAAGTTAGCAAGTACATTCACCCCGACGAGTGTCAGCTCTCTTACAATCCTCAGCTGATGGCATTGCTTTGGGACGCCCTCGCCACGCGAAAGACAAATGCGTTGCGGTCGGCAATGGAGCAGCGCTTCGCCATCCCCGGCGGGTGTGCGTGGGTGAACTACATCCGCTGTCACGACGATGTAGGGTGGGCGTTCTCGGACAATGACATCGAGGCGGCGGGGTTCGACCCGCGAAGTCATCGACGTTTCCTGACCAACTTTTACACTGGCCAGCACGAGGGAAGCTTCAGCCGCGGCCTGGTCTTCCAAGTGAATCCCGCTACTGGCGATGCACGGGTTTCGGGAATGACGGCCTCGCTCGCCGGCCTCGAACACGCCTTAGAGATTGGTGATGAGGAAGAGGTGGAACTCGCGGTCCGCCGGATCACCTTGCTTCACGGCGTCATCGTGACGATCGGCGGCATGCCGCTGATTTACCTCGGCGATGAAATCGCCATGACGAACGATTACCGGTTCACCGAGGACCACCAGAAGTACACCGACTCGCGATGGGTTCATCGGCCGCCGTTCAACTGGGAGCAGAGCCGCCGTCGGTACGACAGCGACACGCCGGAGGGCCGTGTCTACGAAGGCTTGCTTCGGCTCATTCAACTGAGGACGCAGAGCCCGGCTTTTGATCGGGCCGAGACGGAGTTTGTTGATGTGGGGAACGAACACATCTTCGCGTTCTTCCGGAGCCGCGACGAGCATTCGGCGTTGGTTATAGGCAACTTCTCCGAGCATCCGCAGTCGATTGAGGCGAAGAGGCTGAGGAATCTCGGCCTGAGAAAGACGGTGGTCGACATGTTCCGCGGAGAGGTGATTACGGCTGGACAGCGGCTCGACATGGAGCCTTACCAGTTGATGGTGCTGGTGACAGGCGCCCAGCATGGGATGCAGCAGGACCGTCTCACAACGAGTCCCCATGCCCAGGACCATCAGACAAACGAGTAG